The following nucleotide sequence is from Channa argus isolate prfri chromosome 9, Channa argus male v1.0, whole genome shotgun sequence.
ggagggagattCTCACCACAGTATGTaagtactgtgtgtttgtactgagTTAATTTTTTTCACGTGCTGTACGTACCCGGGCTGACAGACCACGTTACTACATCACAGAATGATGAAAAGCAATCACAGGATCTGCTCGGTGAGGACGGCCTGTAGTCTGTGATAGCTGATAGGAACACGGCCATTTTAATAGGTGACTCCTGCTAATGTGATGGCTGGACTCacactccctcctcctccagttTTCACTCTGTTTCTGATTTACTTCCAGTAAAGATCATCAGCTGTATCCAGCCAAGGCTTTGAGCCAGGGCCCCGAGTGGGGCGGAGATCTGCTCCAGCAACTAATGATCCAACCTGGCTTCCAACTGTGACCAGACTGACGTTACTGGGTATTAGGTGCATGCTGGAAAACAAGTGTCAGAGCCCAGACTTTCCTATGCTATGCTCTTGAATATTAGCCTTGGGTGCAGGTAGAGGTCGAGGATTTCCTTATAAagctttcctttctttccccaCTCCACAGATAAAGAGCACAAAGCTCTGTTTTTCTATTACACTGCCATATATATACTTCatgagggagggggagggacAGATGGTCAAGGTCATTTAGACCATCTCTCCCTCACACATAACCAGTGTCAGTCTGGCTATTCACACTATGCACAGTGGACTAAGCAGTAGAAGTAACTCTCTCTCTGAGTGGAAATGGAAGCATCCACGTATGGATTACACTTGGAGGGAGATGAGGGCTGGTAAGAGAGAACATCAGCTCcttgtttggcttttttcaCTCTCTGTGATTGTAGtgatcatactgtatattctttTTTACCTATTACACACTCCattaaaataacagtttgtCTTAACACACAGCTTTGGAGGAATGTATATGTTTTCTGTAACACTGCCAAGTATGGCTGTAACTTCAGGTGTGTGACGTGTAGGAAAAACCTGTCAGATCTGTTCAGCCCTCCTTCCTTTATGTTATAATTCATCTGTCTTTGAGCTCTGGCTGCACAGTAAAAACTGGAAGTCAGCACATGAAAGTAGCTTATGTAGATGCTGGAGGTCACACCTTGATGGAGTTTGATGGGTTTTCTTAACCCCTCAATTGATGGGGTCATTTATGGCACCCATTAAACTGTCTGGTGAGGTACCTTATAGGGTCCTTTTCAGCTAAGGCTCACCAGACTGCCACTGCCATGTTTGGGCCCTACCCAGACTCTAATGCAAGAGTCAAAAGGGGGAAGAAGACACACTTAGACACACAGATGTTGGCTAGATGGAGAAATCTGATTGACGCTTTGAAAtggtttgaaatgaaatgacgCGTGAGGGTTTCACTGTAGCAGGGAGGACAGTGGTTGTCAGAAATGCGGACTCAGTCCCTGTTAGTGAAGTGCACTGGTTACGTGCCAAAGGCAGGATGGAGTCTGTGCAGCTCAGGCCGGGTCACACCATTAAAAGGACAAAGTCTCCTGGCTTTGACATCTCTCGTGGTGGCCGGTCGCCCTTTCTGTGTGACTATCATAAATAGGAAATGTATCTTTGgcaatgtaaatataaaaccattaaacatacaaacatcacataattttgaatattttttcttaaaacaacctcattatttacttttacatgactcctgaacttccttgccctctctatctctgtgtgtttctctcgTGGGAAGTTGATAGTTCTCATGCCGTGGTCTCCAGCCCCAAAGCAATTCACAGACAGAGAAGCTATTTTTATACATATGatgccacacacaaacacccaagTAATTTTATCTGAAGAATTACAGGACCTGCAGCTGTCTGTGACTGATTatctgtatttcattttttcactttcctcttttgCTCTGTCTATTCCATCCACCTCAGTGCCATTACCTTTTCacctctccccctccccctaCTTTTGGCCTTTCTGTCCTCCCTCTCGAATCTTTGTGTCTCAGGTGTCTGTTCGGTCTTTGAGCAGTGATGGGGGACTGGAGTCTCCTGGGGAATTTTCTAGAGGAAGTCCAGGAACACTCCACTTCAGTTGGGAAGGTCTGGCTCACGGTTCTCTTCATCTTCCGCATCCTAGTGCTGGGCACGGCGGCCGAGTCCTCCTGGGGTGATGAGCAGAGCGATTTCCTCTGTGATACCAAGCAACCTGGTTGCACGAACGTGTGTTATGACAGCGCCTTCCCCATAGCCCACATCCGCTACTGGGTACTGCAGATCGTTTTTGTCTCCACACCATCCCTCATCTACATGGGCCACGCCATGCACACAGTGCGCATGGAGGAGAAGCGGCGCAGGagggagcaggaggagaaggaggcaaGAGGTGAGGGTGAAGGAGACCTGGAGGGGGAGAAGGAGTACCTCCAACAGAAGGAGAGCGGTAAGGAGACGGCGTCTGATGGCACTGGTCGCATTCGCCTGAAAGGGGCCCTATTGCAGACGTACATCCTGAGCATCATGATCCGGACTGCGATGGAGGTGACATTTATTGTGGTGCAGTACCTGATATATGGGGTGTTCCTCAAAGCGCTGTACTTGTGCGACGCCTGGCCCTGCCCAAACCCAGTCAACTGCTACATGTCCCGGCCCACAGAGAAGAACGTCTTCATCATCTTTATGCTTGCAGTGGCTGGCGtgtctctgctgctgtctgtgttgGAGCTCTACCACCTCGGCTGGAGGAGTCTCCGAAGGTGTGTACGCACCAGAATGACGCAGAGGGACAATGACAGAGCAGTGACGATGGCTGTTTCTGCCGCCTTGGAGCCCAACGGTCCGCCACGGCCCTCAGCCGCCTGCACCCCTCCTCCTGACTTCACCCAGTGCCTCGCAGCCACAAGCTCTATGAACCCCATGACATCCATGCCCTCTCATCCTTTCAACACCAGGATGGCACTGCAGCAGAACTCGGTCAACTTGGCAACAGAACAGCATCACACCTGCGACAACCTAGAGGATGAGGAAGACTTCCTGAGAATCAGATATGATCAGGCGCCAACAGAGCTGCCTAACAGCTGCTCCCCATCACCTCTGCTTCACAACAGCTACATGAAGGACAAACGTCGACTGAGCAAAACCAGTGGGACCAGCAGCCGTGCCCGCCACGATGACCTGGCAGTATAGGTTCAAAACCAGACAGAGTCACTTAGCAGAACGAGAGGAAGGAATATCAGACATCCAACACCAAAGAGAAGGCACAGGAAAGATCAGTTTAGCAAGACTCTGAAGCATTTCTGAATGGCGAGGTTAGAGTGTAAGCACAGGCGAACTATGCAGACTCAGCAGAAAAGGCCTGGTAGTAGAATGCAGAGGACGAACTTGATgtccaaaataaaagaaacactaTGAGTGGACTAAGTAAACTTGATGTGTATGAGCTCTATGAGCAGATCGTCTGTTTGAGAGCTTGAAAGACAACTAAGctgcaaaaggaaaataatgtaaaactgaaaacaggGTAACAGGTTTGACACCTGTTGAttgcacattttatgttttacctAAACAGTAAAAGGCAAAAACTAACTGAAGGAAAGAGACAATAATGCAATGTTTGGTGCTTGgtcattgaaaaacaaaagaggacaAACATCTCAGCTATTCAATTAATTATAGAGGACTCTATGACTTTAAATAGCATAAccaaaagtattttttcccACTGCAAAAATTAAGAGCAATTAAAGACAGAAACTTGATATGAAAAGAACTGTGAATCTTCCTGCACAGTTGCAGTGATCAAGGCCTTATCAAGTGTGAAAAAACTTTTGTATTTAATTGCACTATTGCACTATGCAGTTCTTGTAggtcagcaaacacaaaatgtaatgcaTTATTTAGAACTGAACAGTGTCATTAAGAGTATTCTTTAGTCACATATTTGATAGGTGTGCAAACGAGGTGAGAGATTGACGCCAGTTTGAGCAATTGCCTGTTGAAAGGGCTTAAAGAAAAACAGGGGGCCCTGATTGGATGGTGGTATAAGCAGGTCCAGCCACTGAGTGGCAACATTGCACTTGTTTTTTAGTTTCCCTCCTGGAAccattgtgtaaataaaaatgtgtcccGGTCTGGTGTATGTTTCCATTTCTGTCTTTCAATATACTTTATTCCATTTCTTGCTGCCTGAAATTACTGTGCGTAGGAAGATAAAAAGGTCACTGACATGTATGTTAAATTTCTATAaagcaaatgttcttttaaatgattcttgttcttgtttattATACTGCTGGATCTTTTACATCTTCTTTCATCTTTATGCAATAAATGACATCACTCACTAATCACACAATAAATCATCCACTGCAATCACTCCAGCCTGCTTTGTTGTACTTTTGGTGATTAATTAAATTACTTAATCTAAATAATATAACCTTTTGGCTTTTAGTAttaaacaatatatattttaccttACTAAGTACTTTCTTCATTTGCATGTAATACACTTTTAGAAACCAAATGAGCAGATACTGAATGCCCATATGGagaatttacatttaacaacTTAAATCAAACTACTGTATATCAAAACTATGTGGTAAATatagaaactgaaaaaacagtGTAAGAAAATCTTTTAGTATCTTTAAAGAACATGCAGAGACTAAAGAGTTTCAGCATTCTTAGATGAGTATCACATCAACTCTCATCGACTCATCATCTCTGTCAGAGGGCTGAGCATTGGTATCAAACTTGATTTTTCTTACgataaaactgaattttaacacttaaaatgttttagtttcacttttttgttggtttatttgttctgttgtggttgttgaaAAACAGTTTCACCACTTTATCTGATCACACTGCAGAGCATACAGCCAGGATTACGACTCAGTTTTTCCAgtataatgcttttaaaattctcATTTACATAGTTAATAGGATTTTGTGCTCCAGTAAGAATACTTGTGGTTTTCTGCTCTTGACATTCACAGTGGAGCAGATGTTGTATTAAGGTTCCTTAACCTGTAGGAGATTTATTGTACATCACAGAGAAagcacacagcaaacatttgaATTCAGCATTGAAGTTAAATATATTGTAGTAAAAATACTCAGATTATTTAAGTTACACTTTTATATGTAATATTGCAGTCCTGCCTCTGTAATCTATACTGTGAAAGCTTTAACAATaaagatataataataataataataataataataataataataataataataataataataataataataataataataataataataataataataataataataataacaataacaataacaataacaataataataataataataacattatgaCTTCCGTCTTCTGTACGTTTTTGGCAAATACCTACTTTGGCagactttcagctagaaacaccatTCAACTTTCAAaacgttcagcttataaaggatataaatgtgtgtatacagctcttaaatatcttttatactttttaagatttctGTACTTAATTTTTTATActtaaaactagaaaaaaaaattgttttgatgAAATCATTACTGAAAACccataattgcctttgaagtttatGCCCTTGCTGCCTTTGAGGTTTGCCTAACCAGGATGTAGGAAGTGACATTTCGTCCTACGTTAACatgatgttttgaaatggtTATAGTAGTTTACAAATTCTACTTTGACTCAAACTTTGCACTGAgctattacatttctacagtttccagGATTTTTATGCTACCATTTTATGTTACATCTACTCGAGGCAAAACAGTTATCCTTTAATTCCGATTATTTTCTacccttttcaaaatgttttacatttttatagtaaacATTTCAGCTATTTTAGTTGCTTTTATTCTACtaaaactttcagctatttttaCATAGTTCACCTTCAGTTCAGCTTTCAGCAAAAGGAaacatttcagctctttcagcaaaaacagttctaCTTTTTTGAGCTTTGCTTGGGAATCCTTTTAgtgctgaagcattcacagtgcatttttttttttttttttggaaatgctttttctactTATAAACAATATTAGAAGTATATTGTTTTTGTCTATTAATTGCCAACAAATTGTAAATTAGCCAATATTAGTTCGTTAGTTAgttcatattaatattaatagctTTTAAATGCTTCCTAATTAAAAGTCCTAATGCTGAGATATTTTTGTGCGTAATTAACTTACTCAAACAATAAACAGTTTATCAACATAACggtttatacatttcttttcctCAACTAAAAGTGCAGCGCTAAATCTTACACTACACTCACTACATGTTGAGGACTTCTCCATGCAGATACTGTCATTGCCCTGCAGAGGGCAGCAACGTTGTTCTTTATGCCTCCGCTACCGctgaaaaggaggaagaagattTGCAACGTGAACGTCAGGAAATGTAGTTTTATCTCTGcgaatgtttctttttcttctactACACGAGCGCATCTTCTGCACTACAGTTACCGATATCCATCACGGTGAACCGACAGAAAGAGTTCCGAACGACAAGTGAACTTGTTATTAACTAAACGTTTAATTAAACGTTCCGTTTTCCGAAGATCAGCAGACTAACTTAATTTCATCTTTTGGTAAGAAAGTGATTAATATGTGTCATAAATCTGAGCTTGTCTGTCGTGTTACAGTTTTCTAGGTTGTCTGCATGTTATGAGGTTGTTTTGAAACAGTTAGCTAGCAATAGCCGTGCGTTTCCCACCGTGCAAATACGTTGTGCTGTTACAGCTTAACAATTGTTTCCGTTGTGTTAACAGCCCTCATGTCACAGTACTTGGTGGTTTTGTGTTGTAAAACTGTGACGTTGTTTTTTATCCTTAGAAAGCTCGCTCCACTAGCCTGTGCTACagcctcactttttttttactaacataaatttaaaatccTAAAACTTTTCGAGGTCTACTTATTGATCTCCATTGTTTAGGTGCCATCTCAAGTCTTACTACAGCCAGTGGTAAAACTGATACTGCATCGTCATCGAACTTGCCACAGCGTTCAGTTGACCACGTCAAATTATACATAACGATACTAAAGCACCTATAATAGCTAAAAGTTCGATTGGTTGATTAGTAGTCCGGCCAAACATCTTCATTGgtcaacaacaaaagcaacatatTTGATCTGCactatttcaaaaaaaaaaaagaaattatgcaTTCGAGCCACTTTCAAAACCAATGAACAAAACAAGATATTTGATGCTGACACTTTACAAGAGAAGTTCGccctaataaaaataaatattttttcccccctcaaaAACCTTATTTATTAGCCATTTCTTCAAATATTCACCACCGTCCTTGCTTAATGCCTCTGTAAGGaccaactgaaaaaaaaaaacactcatagGATGATTATCTCCAGGACCAGATTAAGTGGGGAGGACCAGAAGCAAGTCGGGTGGTACTGATGTGGAGTAGTGTTGTTGTGGTGAAGGAACCAGTCGCTAAAATTCAGATTCTGGAAAACTATCACCCATGTCGATGTCCTCAGGCATTTCTCTCCCAGTTCATATTTTGTGCTCAAATGACCAGTTTGACAGCAAATCACTTCTGGacagttctttaaattaaatgagcTCCTAGCTTCCTAAATCTTACTGTCATTGATGAATTGTGATAAATAAGGTGGGGcacttgtttctttcttcttcatttctAGACTCCATGAcagttttgaaatgtgttgaatGAGTAAGGTTTGTATGAGCGGGAAaaatagttatttgtttttttcccattaaaGCCAAAATATTTCTGGAACTCCTCTTTAATTAGAtagttttcactgttttctgatGATTTATAAACCAAGCAATGTTTCACACAAatctttattatattattaaagttGAAACTAAGTAGTTGCCCTGCAGGTGATTGTTTAGctaattatttaaatcacaGTGCCCAAATGTTTTAGCTTCCAGTTTCTCAAATGCAATTTTCTGCTTGTTCGGATTGGAAATcattgaaacacaaaaacacatcacttttatttttcagaaataatgtttttgttgttgttgttcttcatAAACCAGTTGTTTTATCAGTGAAGCTAATTGAGAATATGATgtgtaaattaaacatattCTTACATGAATTTGTGGTATaataaaagtcatttttctTAGGTTTTAATTGTGTATTTAATTCAGACCTGATTTTGACCACAGCacaactatgaggtctttttgGACAAAAGCAAGTgttttgggttcagtgtctatgGCTTTTGGCTCAATGCTGTGGTCACAGAAGAAGACTGAATTGGACCAGGATACTTCCAGTTGCACTTCGGCCGACACAAATTCTAGTTCTCCCTATGAACTAAAGTTGGTGCAAGTCCTGTTCCGACATGGTGCTCGAACGCCACTAAAGTCTATACCGGATGTGATGCAGGTAAAACCACTTTTTCTGCGTACTCAAGACATTTAGTGCCTGAATCTTTAATAACTGTTTGGGCTTATTTGTCTTATTAAAGGTCCAGTGGGTGCCAACGCTCTTGGAGCCTCCAGCACACACCCACATCAACTATGTAGTGACAGATCTAAACGGTGGTCCCAGGCCCCCAGCTCCTGTAGAAGACAGCTATCGGAAAAACATGTTGACCGTGAGTAGGTGTGTTTTGTGGTGCTGAATGCAGCTGCACAATAAAGGAACAAAGTCATGTACAAGACTCTTGGGAGTTAGTTGCTGGGAACAGGCTTTCTGGCAGGCTAgatatttgcacatttgaacAGCAGACAGGTAGGGGTGGGAAAAACAAGCCTTGACATCTGACATTGTGCAATCTGGCATACTTtacttacatttaaaacatttccctGGACAAGATACTCATTAATAATGTTAGTtacatctgtgttttttcttgctAAAACAAGTTTATATGTGCTGTGGGAGACAATTAGTGACTAGTGATTTTGGTTGAATAGACTGTACATGTGAAGCAACCTGTCGCTTCATAAAATACCCCACTCTTATATTTTTCCTTTAGTGTCTAATAagatttattacaaataatattagaaaacactgagtCAAATTCATTAACATTGTCTTGCTTCCCAGTGAGATATCATGTCCCGCTTGCCAGCCTCTGTGTCCATGGAAGTGTTTCCTGTGCTGACTTAGCTGCTTTGCTAAAGAGGTTTAACTGCACTGGATTTAGCTTTGCAAACTAAATCCCACTATATGGACTCCTGCCATTCTTGTACCACAATAACTTTGGATTCCTGCATACAATTgaaggtgtgtgtctgtttggccACATCAGTTAGTGAAAGTTGATCCTGTTTGTCGCGTTTGGCAGGGGGGCACGTTCCCTGGTCAGCTGACCACAGTGGGCATGCAGCAGCTGTATGATCTGGGCAAAAGGCTAAGGAGGAGATACATTGAGGAGAGTCCCTTCCTCAGCTCCACCTTTAGCACAGCTGAGGTCTAGTAAGTGTTGCTCATCATGATGGGCAGGAAGAACACACTTTATGTATTCAATAGTTTATGAGAGCACCACAGAGGATATCAGCCTAAATTTGCTATTTTTGAATTGGCTGCCTTCCATGAcctcctttctttttcctctctccattTTTAGTGTGCGCTCCACTAACATTGTGAGGACCATTGAATCTGCCAAGTGCCTCATAGCAGGGCTCTTCCACCAAAATCAAAAACGTAGTAAAGAAAGCCATGTGGGCATGATGTTACCTATTATATTCTGTATTTGatctaatttgttttgtttctgtcattcTTGAAGAAATAGTGCATATTTTAACAACAGAGGCAGAATCTGAAATTCTCTACCCTAACTATTATGGATGCAAGCTGCTCAAAATCCTTGTCAGGTATGTAGAGTATATTTTCATACCAAGTCTTGACCATCCTGTGCACTCGCTACCCAAAAGTGGAATCTTGAATAATGTGTTGTGCAAAATTATAAGCAGAGTTGAGATACCTCTGACAGGTTGTCATGgtgtatctgtgttttatggctgacactgtgtgttctgtgcAGCCACCGCTGGGCAGAGTCGTCTACCCTGCCAGACATTGCAGCAGACCTGCAGAGCATCCAGAACGCGCTGGGCATCGCTGCTCACCAGCACATCGACTTCATCCTCATTAGGGATGACATGGTTGCCAGAGAGGTGACACTGCCACATCATGATTCATATGACTTTTATTAACTCCCACCACAAGCTATCAGAATacatacaattattatttaaacttaGCCTAGCCCGAGGCTGCAACCTAGCAAGCTGCTAGTTATGTAACATGAAACTCTGAGAGTTTCACAGCATATCAAGTTTGTAGAATTTCATCAGGATTTAAGTTTTAATCGTTTTATCAAAATTGAAgatcttttaaaacaaatgcatcaaTGTCAAATCTAAATGCTCCTGATCCTATTGGCAAAGAAAAACTCATAACAACTAGtctgaaaatcttttttcttgtattttatttttttacttgaatgGGTAGAATGATATCCGACTTTAGAGGGgtgcttttaaaatatctatCATGGGACTGCTGTAATACAAGATAGGAGGGCATTTTCATAGGACCTGTCCTAAAAATGTTTCCTCACTTGCCAAACACTGAAGCCCTTTTTAACATTCTCCCATATTATGTTTTAATCCACCTGAATTAATACAGCCATAGTCCACTTTTACAGAATATAAAACTAATTGtgaataaatagttttaaactgtttaaaattgacaccttgtttactgtaatttgcTCACATTAGACACCATTACAATTATGATGAAGGGAAAAATAGCAAATATCTTTTATCTTAACAGTTCTGGAAAACGGTGAGCAGAAAGGTTTCTTTTCTACAGCTGATACTgtatcttttttcttccccattAACAGACCCACGGCCTACCATGTCCACCTGTGCTGGACTCCTGGAGGAATAAAGTGGAACAGAGAGCTGTGGATATGATGTTCCATATCTATGACCCTAGCAAAAGGTTAGATTAGATTCAAGAGTCAGCAGATGAGGGtccttttaaagaaacaatgttaataattgtaaatattgttgAGCATCCGTGACACTTTTTCTGAGTTATAAGAATCTatctttaactttaaaattttaaccttttttttttttttgcttgttttggcAGGGAGAACTTACAGCTATGTGTAGGCCCCCTCCTGTACACACTGTTAGCCAACATTGATGAGAAGCTACAGGGCCATTCATCAGTGCCACACAGGTTGGTCACCCTAAGATGAACACACCTATGTCTTACACAATCATAATTGCACTCTGACATACTTTCCATTCTTATAACTCTCTCAAAcaggaagttgtttttgtattctGTACACGACACCACTTTGATTCCTTGTTTGATGGCTCTGGGAATTTTTGACATGAGATGGCCACCGTATGCAGCTGACATCACTCTGGAACTGCACCAACACCGGCAGACTAAAGAGGCTTTTGTCAAAGTGTCTTACATAGGGCAGGTaggagaatgtgttttttgcatatttaataaGCTGTTGTGCAGTTTCCCTTGTGCTTTACTCAACCTACTTGTCTTTCTGTAGGATCAACTTATTCCAGGTTGTAGTGGTGTCTACTGCCCTCTGCAGGAGTTCAAACAAGCCATCTCAGCATACACTCTGACCTCTGAGCTCTACCG
It contains:
- the gja5a gene encoding gap junction protein, alpha 5a; the protein is MGDWSLLGNFLEEVQEHSTSVGKVWLTVLFIFRILVLGTAAESSWGDEQSDFLCDTKQPGCTNVCYDSAFPIAHIRYWVLQIVFVSTPSLIYMGHAMHTVRMEEKRRRREQEEKEARGEGEGDLEGEKEYLQQKESGKETASDGTGRIRLKGALLQTYILSIMIRTAMEVTFIVVQYLIYGVFLKALYLCDAWPCPNPVNCYMSRPTEKNVFIIFMLAVAGVSLLLSVLELYHLGWRSLRRCVRTRMTQRDNDRAVTMAVSAALEPNGPPRPSAACTPPPDFTQCLAATSSMNPMTSMPSHPFNTRMALQQNSVNLATEQHHTCDNLEDEEDFLRIRYDQAPTELPNSCSPSPLLHNSYMKDKRRLSKTSGTSSRARHDDLAV
- the acp6 gene encoding lysophosphatidic acid phosphatase type 6; this encodes MRSFWTKASVLGSVSMAFGSMLWSQKKTELDQDTSSCTSADTNSSSPYELKLVQVLFRHGARTPLKSIPDVMQVQWVPTLLEPPAHTHINYVVTDLNGGPRPPAPVEDSYRKNMLTGGTFPGQLTTVGMQQLYDLGKRLRRRYIEESPFLSSTFSTAEVYVRSTNIVRTIESAKCLIAGLFHQNQKQIVHILTTEAESEILYPNYYGCKLLKILVSHRWAESSTLPDIAADLQSIQNALGIAAHQHIDFILIRDDMVARETHGLPCPPVLDSWRNKVEQRAVDMMFHIYDPSKRENLQLCVGPLLYTLLANIDEKLQGHSSVPHRKLFLYSVHDTTLIPCLMALGIFDMRWPPYAADITLELHQHRQTKEAFVKVSYIGQDQLIPGCSGVYCPLQEFKQAISAYTLTSELYRSICNKTEGLTKP